GGAACTGGAGGCCGGCGGGGCTGCCGTAGTAGGTCAGGTCGCCGGGGAACTCGTCGGTCCAGGTCCAGGCGAGGAAGGCGCTGACGATGGTGAGGAGGCTGCCGCCGATGACCGCGTAGAGCAGGGCGGTGGGGGCGGGGCCGCGCTGCGCGGGGGCGGCGGTCTGCGGGGTGGTGTCGGTGGTCATGGTTCTCACGCCCGATCCGCGACGCGCTCACCGAGCAGGCCTTGTGGCCGCACGAGGAGGACGACGATGAGGAGTACGAAGGCCCAGACGTTGGACCAGGCTCCACCGCCGAGCTGCTGCATGCCGGGGATCTCTTCGATGTAGGCGATCGAGAGGGCTTCGGCGAGGCCGAGGACGACGCCGCCGACCATGGCGCCGTAGATGTTCCCGATGCCGCCGAGGACGGCCGCGGTGAAGGCCTTCAGGCCGAGGATGAAGCCCATCTCGAAGTTGATCTGGCCCTTGTCGAGGCCGTAGGCGACGGCGGCGACGGCGGCGAACGCGGCACCGATGGCGAAGGCCATGACGATGATGCGGTCGGTGTTGATGCCCATGAGCTTGGCGGTGTCGGGGTCCTGGGCGGTGGCCTGCATGGCGCGGCCGCTGCGGCTCTTGGAGACGAAGACGCCGAGGGCGAGCATGCACAGCGGGGCCAGGATGAGGACGAAGGCGTCCGCGCGCTGGATCGCGAGGCTGTCGGTGATCTTGAAGGCCTCGCCCTTGAACTCGGGGAAGCTGACTGCCTTCTTGGCGTCCGGGTAGAACTGCCAGACGAGCTGCTGGAGCGCGATCGAGAGGCCGATTGCGGTGATGAGCGGGGCGAGCCGTGGCGCGCTGCGCAGGGGGCGGTAGGCGAACCGCTCGGCTGCGGTGGCGACGGCGACGGAGGCGAGTGCGCCTCCGACGATCATGATGGGGATCGCGATCAGCAGGGAGGTGCCGGTCGGGAGGGCGGCGTAGGCGGTGAGCGCCCCGAATCCGCCGATCATGAAGATCTCGCCGTGGGCGAAGTTGATGAGCTGGACGATGCCGTAGACCATGGTGTACCCGATGGCTATGAGGCCATAAAGGGCACCGAGGGCAAGGCCGTTGGCCAGCTGTTGCGGCAGTTCGTGCACCGCAGGGCCTCCGATGAGCGTGTCGGATAAGACTCCGCGCGAGGGCGCTGTTTGCGCCCTCGCGCGGCTGGTTCTTCTGAGCGGGGTGGGAGGGGCGGCCGGACGGACCGCCCCGGACTACGGGCTTACTGGTTGAAGGTGTCGCTCTTGACGTCGACCCACTTGCCGCCCTCGACCTTGTAGACCGTGAGCTGCTTGTTGGTGGTGTCGCCGTACTCGTCGAAGGCGACCTTGCCGGTCACGCCCTCGAAGGAGACCTTGCCGAGCGCCTCGACGACCGCGGCGCGCGAGTCGGCGGGGAGCTTGCCGTTGTTGGCGGCGGCGACGGCCTTGACGGCCTGGATGACGGCCCAGCCGGCGTCGTAGGAGTAGCCACCGTAGGCGGCGTACGGGTCCTTGTAGCCGGCGGCCTTGTAGTCCTCGATGAACTTCTTGGCGGTGTCCAGCTTCTCGACCGGGTAGCCGATGGAGGTGGAGAGGTCGCCCTCGTTCTCCTCACCGGAGGCGCTGATGAAGGCGGGGTCCTGGATGCCGTCGCCACCCATGGTGGGGATCTTGGCGCCGGTCTTCTTGATCTGGTCGGCGAGCAGGCCGCCCTCGGGGTACTGGCCGCCGAAGTAGACGGAGTCGGCGCCGGAGGACTTGACCTTGTCGGCGGTGGAGGAGAAGTCGGTCTCCTTCACGGTGACGTGGTCGGTGCCGACGACCTCGCCGCCGAGCTTCTTGAACTCGTCGGAGAAGATCGCGGCCAGGCCGGCGCCGTAGGTCTGCTTGTCGTCGACGACGAAGACCTTCTTCTTGCCGGCGTCCTTGAAGAGGTACTGGGCGGCGAACTTGCCCTGGACCACGTCGGTGGCGGCGGTGCGGAAGTAGGTCTTGAAGGGGCGCTTGTACTCGCCCTTGCCCCAGTTGTCGCCCTGGCTGAGCGAGGGGTTGGTGTTCGCGGGGGAGACCTGCGCGAGGTTCGCGGAGGCGAAGACACCCTGCATCTGCTGGGACACACCGGAGTTCAGCGGGCCGACGACGCCCACGACGTCCTTGTTGCCGACCAGTTTGGTGGCGTTGGCCTGACCGGAGGCGGGGACCGCCTGGTCGTCGAGGGCTTCGACCTTGAACTCGATGCCCGGGACCTCGTTGTTCTTGTTGGCCGTCTTGGCCGCGAGGTCCACGGAGTTCTTGATGCCCTGACCGAGCGCGGAGAGCGATCCGGTGAGCGGGGCGTCGACGCCTATGACGACGACGGTCTTCTTGCCGTCGGCGTTGTCCTTCGAACCTCCGTCGCGCGATCCGCAAGCGGTGAGGGTCAGTGCTCCCGTGGTGATCACGGTGGTGAGGACGAGCAAAGAACGGTGTCGCACGATTCTTCCTTTCCCTGGCGCGGCCCTCTCTGAGGAGGTGCCGTTGGGTCGCCGGGCCGCACTGGGAGGTCCACGGCCGTGCTGGGTCGCGCCCTGCGGCGCGGTGACTGGCCGTGACTCTAGGCCCGAGGTGGCGAACACGGGGAGCGGGGAAAGGAGGATGTGACGCTCTTGTTATGCCAAGGCCAGGAATGTGTGGCGGGAGTGTGGACAGATCGGGCGTTTAGCGACGCCGAAGAATGTCCGCATCCTGAGAATTACCTGTTCCCCTAAGGGGCTTGAGGGCTTCATGCTCCTGTCCTGGATCAAATTCGGCCGAATGTGGCTGCGTGTGCGCGAAGGAATCCGCCGGGTTGCCATTCCCGCAGGAAAAGGGGGATTCGATGGGGTGTGGGTACTACGCAGAGTGAAGGTCGGCAGGGGGTGGTCCCGTCCGGAAGTGGGGTGTTTCGACGGCCGGAACGCCCTTCACCTGCGGTTCGGCCGCACGGCCCGAAGTGCCCGGAAGGCGGACAGCGCGCCCGGGAATGCGGTGACCCGCGTCACGTCGGCGGGTGGCGGCGGCCGGGACCTCAGAGGGCGCCGTCCTGCGCGGCGCAGCGCGCGGCGACGAACCGGTCGATCAGCTCAAGTGCCTTGTCGCGCCCGGCCGTTCGCTCCTCGGTCCGACCTGCGGCGACGGCGTCCTCGTGGATCGCGTACTGGGCGTTGGACAGGCCCTTCTGCTCCCAGTCCAGACCGGACCACTTGGTGCCCTTGAGGGTCTCCTTCGCCCAGTACGACACGAGCGTGGCGCAGATCCGAGCGGGTGAGGAGGGAGGGGCGGAGGAGGCGGGCGAGGCCGTTGCGGAGCCCGCCGCCGGGGGTGGGGCGGAGCGGGAGCATCCGGTCAGGACGAGCCCCGCGAGCAGGGCGGCGGCGTACCGGACCGTGGAGCGCTGCGGGGTCCCCATGAGGGGAAGGTAGGCGGTCACCATCGGTGACACAACAGGCGGCGGCCCCACCGCGCGCGGAGTGGCGGATTCCGGGCGGTTACCTGCCCGGTGGGCGCCCACCGGGGCCCGCGGCCGTCACGGCCGCGGGCCCGCCGTGGTACGGATCAGGCTCCGGCCGGGGCGGCCGCGGCCGGGCCCGCGTCGCGCAGCAGGCAGGTGAGGCGGGCGGTGCAGACCCGGCGGTCCTGCTCGTCGCTGATCACGATCTCGTACGTGGTGGTGGACCGGCCGCGGTGGACCGGGGTGGCCACGCCGGTGACCAGGCCGGAGCGGGCGCCGCGGTGGTGGGTGCAGTTCAGGTCCACGCCGACCGCGATCTTCGTGCTGCCGCCGTGCAGCATCGCGCCGACCGAGCCGAGGGTCTCGGCCAGCACCGCCGAGGCACCGCCGTGCAGCAGCCCGTACGGCTGGGTGTTGCCCTCGACCGGCATCGTGGCCACGACCCGCTCGGCCGAGGCCTCCAGGATGCGGATGTCCATGCGGGTGCCGAGGTCGCCCGCGGAGAACAGCTTGGGCAGGTCGATGCCCAGGGCCGCGTACTCGTCGAGGACGTCCTGCGGGAACTTCACGCTGTGCTGCTCGCCCATGGGCCGGCTCCGTTCGTCAACGTTCGTTAACCATCTTGTCCTGGGGTCGTTCTATCAGGCCGGTTCGAAGCGGACGACGACGGACTTGCTCGCCGGGGTATTGCTGGTGTCCGCGGTGGAGTCGAGCGGCACCAGCACGTTGGTCTCGGGGTAGTAGGCGGCCGCGCAGCCCCGGGCGGTCGGGTAGTGCACGACGCGGAAGCCCGGCGCGCGGCGCTCCACGCCGTCCCTCCACTCGCTCACCAGGTCCGTGTACGAGCCGTCGACGAGCCCGAGCTCGGCCGCGTCGGCGGGGTGGACCAGCACGACGCGGCGGCCGCCGGTGATCCCGCGGTAGCGGTCGTCGAGCCCGTAGATGGTGGTGTTGTACTGGTCGTGGCTGCGCAGGGTCTGCAGCAGCAGCCGCCCCGCCGGGACCCGCGGGTACTCCACGGGCGCCGCGGTGAAGTTGGCCTTCCCGGTCTTCGTGGGGAAGCGCCGCTCGTCGCGCGGTGCGTGCGGCAGCCGGAAGCCGCCCGGGCGGGCCACGCGGGCGTTGAAGTCCTCGAAGCCGGGGACGACGCGGGCGATCCGGTCGCGGATGGCCGCGTAGTCGGCCTCGAACTCCTCCCACGGCGTCTTCGAGGCCGGGCCGAGGACGGCGCGGGCCAGCCGGGCCACGATGGCCGGCTCGGAGAGCAGCAGCGGTCCGGCCGGGGCCAGGTTGCCGCGGGAGGTGTGGACCATGCCCATCGAGTCCTCGACGGTCACGACCTGGCGGCCGCTCGCCTGGACGTCCCGGTCGGTCCGGCCGAGGGTGGGCAGGATCAGGGCCCGCCGGCCGGTGACCGCGTGGGAGCGGTTGAGCTTGGTGGAGACGTGCACGGTCAGCGCGGCGCGGCGGATCGCGGCCTCGGTGACCTCGGTGTCGGGGGTCGCGCCGACGAAGTTGCCGCCCATGGCGAAGAGGACCTTGGCCTCGCCGTCGCGCAGGGCCTGGATCGAGCGGACCACGTCGAAGCCGTGCGCGCGGGGCGAGGTGATGCCGAACTCGCGGTCCAGGGCGTCGAGGAAGGCGGGCGCGGGGCGTTCGAAGATGCCCATGGTGCGGTCGCCCTGCACGTTGGAGTGGCCGCGGACCGGGCAGACGCCGGCGCCGGGACGGCCGATGTCGCCGCGCAGCAGCAGCAGGTTGACGACCTCGCGGATGGTCGCGACGGCGTGCTTGTGCTGGGTGAGGCCCATGGCCCAGCAGACGATGGTGCGCCGCGAGGCCAGCACCATGGCCAGGGCGCTCTCGATCTCCGGCCGGGTGAGGCCGGTCGCGGCGAGGGTCTCCTCCCAGTCGGCCTCCCGCGCGGCCGCCGCGAACTCCTCGTACCCGTGGGTGTGCTCGCGGATGAACGCCTCGTCGGTGGCGCCGCCGGCCTCGATGACCAGCTTGTTGAGCAGCCGGAAGAGGGCCTGGTCGCCGCCGATGCGGATCTGGAGGAACAGGTCGTTCAGGGCGGTGCCGCGGAGCATGCCGAGCGGGGTCTGCGGGTTCTTGAACCGCTCCATGCCGGCCTCGGGCAGCGGATTCACCGAAATGATCTTCGCGCCGCCGGACTTGGCCCGCTCCAGGGCGGAGAGCATGCGGGGGTGGTTGGTGCCCGGGTTCTGACCGGCGACGATGATCAGGTCGGCCTGGTGCAGGTCCTCCAGCGAGACGCTGCCCTTGCCGATGCCGATCGTCTCGTTCAGCGCGGAGCCCGAGGACTCGTGGCACATGTTGGAGCAGTCGGGCAGGTTGTTGGTGCCGAACTCGCGGGCGAAGAGCTGGAAGAGGAACGCGGCCTCGTTGCTGGTGCGCCCCGAGGTGTAGAAGAGGGCCTCGTCGGGGGAGTCCAGGGCCGTCAGCTCCTCGGCGATCACCTCGAAGGCGCGCTCCCAGCTCACCGGCTCGTAGCGGGCGCCGCCCTCCGGCCGGGCCCCGCGCTCCAGCAGCATCGGCTGCGTGATCCGCCCCTGCTGTCCCAGCCAGTAGCCGGAGCGGCCGGCCAGGTCGTCGAGCGGGTGCGCGGCGAAGAACTCCGGGGTCACCCGGCGCAGCGTGGCCTCCTCCGCGACCGCCTTGGCGCCGTTCTCGCAGAACTCGGCCGTGTGCCGCTCGTCGCCCTCCGGCCAGGCGCAGCCCGGGCAGTCGAAGCCGTCCTTCTGGTTGACCTTGAGCAGGGTGCGGGCGGTACGGGCCAGCCCCATCTGCTGCTGCGCGATCCTCAGCGTGTGCCCGATCGCGGGCAGCCCGGCCGCCGCGTGCTTCGGCGGCGCGACCTGCGGCGCGTCCTGTACCGGATCACCTGCGGGCGGCTTGGCGGCCATGTCGCTCTCCTTCGAGCTGTCTGCGCGTACACGTCCGGTCCGCGCGAGCACATCGCGTACCCGTCCGATCCTGTCACGTACCGCGGACATCGCCGACGCCGGATTTGTCAGCGGGGGCGCCTAGGATCGGGGGCGTGGCAGAGACAGTTTCGAAGAAGACCGACCAGCCGACCGCAGCGGACCGCCCCCGCCTGATGCTCATGGACGGGCACTCCCTGGCGTACCGGGCGTTCTTCGCGCTGCCCGCGGAGAACTTCACGACCGCGTCCGGCCAGCCGACCAACGCCATCTACGGCTTCGCGTCGATGCTGGCGAACACGCTGCGCGACGAGGCGCCCACGCACTTCGCGGTGGCGTTCGACGTCTCCCGCAAGACGTGGCGATCGACGGAGTTCCCCGAGTACAAGGCGAACCGCTCCAAGACCCCCGACGAGTTCAAGGGGCAGGTCGAGCTGATCGGCGAGCTGCTCGACGCGATGCACGTGCCGCGCTTCGCGGTCGACGGCTTCGAGGCCGACGACGTGATCGCGACCCTGGCCACCCAGGCCGAGGCCCTCGGCTTCGACGTGCTGATCGTCACCGGCGACCGCGACTCCTTCCAGCTCGTCTCCGAGCACACCACCGTGCTCTACCCGACCAAGGGCGTCTCCGAGCTGACCCGCTTCACCCCGGAGAAGGTCGAGGAGAAGTACGGACTCACGCCCCGGCAGTACCCGGACTTCGCGGCGCTGCGCGGCGACCCGTCCGACAACCTGCCCGGCATCCCCGGCGTCGGCGAGAAGACCGCCGCCAAGTGGATCACCCAGTTCGGGTCGTTCGCGGAGCTCGTCGAGCGCGCCGACGAGGTCAAGGGCAAGGCCGGCCAGAACTTCCGGGACCACCTGGAGGCCGTCAAGCTGAACCGGGTCCTGACCGAGATGGTCAAGGACGTGGAGCTGCCCCGGACCCCCGCCGACCTGACCCGCCTCCCCTACGACCGGACCGCCCTGCTCGGCGTCCTGGACGTGCTGGAGATCCGCAACGCCTCGCTGCGCGAGCGGCTGCTGGCCGTGGACCCGGGCACCGTCGAGGAAGAGGCCCCCGCCCCGGCGCCCGGCGTCGAGCTCGACGCCTCCGTGCTCGGCGCGGGCGAGCTCGCGCCCTGGCTGGAGGCCCACGCGGGCGGACCGCTGGGCGTGGCCACCGTCGACAGCTGGAGCCTGGGCACGGGCAAGGTCACCGAGGTCGCCCTGGCCGCGGCCGGCGGCGCCGCCGCCTGGTTCGAACCCCACGCGGTCGACGAGGCCGACGAGCGGGCCTTCGCGGCCTGGGCCGCCGACCCGGCCTGCCCGAAGGTCGTGCACAACGCCAAGGCCCTGATGCGGGTCTTCCCCGAGCACGGCTGGACCCTCGCCGGGACCGCCATGGACACCGCGCTCGCCGCCTACCTGGTCAAGCCCGGCCGCCGGTCCTTCGCCCTGGACGCCCTGTCCATGGAGTACCTGCACCGCGAGCTGGCCCCCGCCGCCGCCGACGGCCAGCTGGCCTTCGGCGCGGACGACACGGCCGAGGCGGAGGCGCTCATGGCGCAGGCCCGCGCCGTCCTCGACCTGGGCGAGGCCTTCACCGACAAGCTCGCCGAGGTCGGCGCCGTCGAGCTGCTCCACGACATGGAACTGCCGACCTCCGAGCTGCTCGCCCGGATGGAGCGGGCCGGCATCGCCGCCGACCGCGACCACCTCGAAGCCATGGAGCAGCAGTTCGCGGGCGCCGTGCAGCAGGCCGTGAAGGAGGCCCACGCGGCCGTCGGCCACGAGTTCAACCTCGGCTCGCCCAAGCAGCTCCAGGAGGTCTTCTTCGGCGAGCTCGACCTGCCGAAGACCAAGAAGACCAAGACCGGCTACACCACGGACGCGGACGCCCTGGCCTGGCTGGCCACCCAGACCGACCACGACCTGCCGGTGATCATGCTGCGCCACCGGGAACAGGCCAAGCTGCGCGTCACCGTCGAGGGCCTGGTCAAGACCATCGCCACCGACGGCCGGGTGCACACCAGCTTCAGCCAGACCGTCGCCGCGACCGGACGCCTCTCCTCCACCGACCCCAACCTGCAGAACGTGCCGGTGCGCACCGACGAGGGCCGCGCGATCCGCCGCGGGTTCGTCGTCGGCGAGGGCTACGAATCCCTCATGACCGCCGACTACAGCCAGATCGAGCTGCGCGTCATGGCCCACCTCTCCGAGGACGAGGGCCTGATCGAGGCCTTCGCGACCGGCGAGGACCTGCACACCACCGTCGCCTCGCAGGTCTTCGGGGTGGAGCGGTCCCAGGTCGACGCCGAGATGCGCCGCAAGATCAAGGCCATGTCCTACGGCCTCGCGTACGGCCTGTCCGCCTTCGGCCTCGCCCAGCAGCTGAACATCGAGCCCGCCGAGGCGCGCGGTCTGATGGAGACCTTCTTCGAGCGGTTCGGCGGGGTCCGCGACTACCTCCAGCGCGTGGTCGACGAGGCCCGCGCCACCGGCTACACGGCCACCGTCTTCGGCCGCCGCCGCTACCTGCCCGACCTCAACAGCGACAACCGCCAGCGCCGCGAGGCCGCCGAGCGGATGGCCCTCAACGCCCCCATCCAGGGCACGGCCGCCGACATCGTCAAGGTCGCCATGCTCCGCGTGGACAAGGCGCTCACCGAGGCCGGGCTGTCCTCGCGGATGCTGCTCCAGGTCCACGACGAAATCGTGCTGGAGATCGCCCCGGGCGAGCGGAAGCGGGTGGAGGAGCTGGTGCGCCGGGAGATGGGCGCCGCCGTGGAGCTGCGGGCCGCGCTGGACGTGTCCGTGGGCGTCGGCCCCGACTGGGAGTCCGCCGCGCACTGATCCCCGTCAGACCCCCGACGCCCGCCCCCGCCGCACGGCGGGGACGGGCGTCGGCGCGTGTCCGTCCACCCGATCGTCGCCGTCGTCGTCGCGGTCCCCGTCGCGGCGGTGGCGCAGCCGGACCAGGACCCCGTACAGCAGCAGGGCCACGGCGAGGCCGCCGCCCGCGCCGAAGCAGACCGTCGGGATGATGTCGAGCGGGGTGTCGACACGGTCGAAGAACGTGAAGAAACGGATCACGCGCAGCGTGACCCCGGCCGTCACGCAGAGCGCGAACAGGGCCGCAGCGCCGAGCAGTTCCCTACGGGACAGCACCGGGACGGACGCCGGAGCCGGGGCCGCCGGCGGCCGGCGCAGAGCGGTCACCGTGAACCAGAGCAGCGCGCAGGCCGCCACCGCCGAGGTGCCGTACTGGAGGTACGAGTAGAGCGGCAGGCCGAGGGCGAGCGGCTCGACGAGCCCCGGCAGCGCCCTCGTGCCCCAGCGGTCCAGGTGCGTGAAGCCGTCCCAGACAACGTGCGTGAACGAACCGGTCACCGCCGACAGGTAGAACCACAGTGCCAGCGACGGCAGTCGGCGCCCCCGTCGGCCGCCCGCCCGCGCGCCCCACCGCTCGCCGCGCACGAACGCGTACGCCCGGCCCCGCAGGCCCCGCGGCACCAGTGCGACCAGCGGTTCGCGCAGCAGCAGCCAGCACGCCACGAGAGCGGCGGTGAGCACGGCGTCCGCCGTGACCACGCCCCACGGGGTGTGCGTGAAGTCGCCGTACCCCCTCACCCCCTCGACGACCGCGTCCGCGAAGTAGAAGGTGTCCGGCGCGAACGACCCCAGGACCAGCGCCGAGGTCACCAGCGGCCCCCGCGCACGGCCGGTCCGGCGGATCACGGGCAGGACGGCGGCCGCATGGCTGAGAGTGAACGGCATGGCACCTCTCCTCGGTGTCGGACGTCCTCGGGGTCGGACGCGCGGTGTTCGGACGCGCGGTGCCGGCGGGTGCGGGCCCGGAACGGGCCGGAGCCGGCCGGGACGGCGGGACGGCGCTCCCTTACTTCGGGCCAATGCGCCCGAAGGGTCCGGACAGTATGCGTGACCTGCGCAGGGACGTGGGGATGTGGTGAAATCGGCCCGCCCGTACGTGCTCCCCGCGGCGAACTGACGTAGGGTCACGCGGACGTCGAGGGGGAGGGGCCCAGCTCATGGCGGTTCGAATACGCGGACCCAGGCTGCGCAGGGGCGGCGCCGCCGCCCTGGTGTCCGCTCTGGTGATCGCCGCGGTGACGGCCTCGCAGGGGCCGGGCGCGGCGCGTGCCGACCGGCTCGCGACGGCCGCAGAGGCCGGTGCGCGGCCCGCCCCCGAGCCCGAGGGCTCCGGTGGCGACTCCTCCTACTTCACCGAGCTGCCCCCGTTGGCCTCCCCCGAGCCGCTCCTCCCGCCAACGGCGGCGGACGCGGCGACCGGGCAGGGCGCGGTGAGCGGGCAGCCGGCGACCGGGAGCGGCGCGGAATCCGGGCAGATCGCCACGGGCGCGGGCGAGGGCGCGCGGGGTATACCGGCGAGCGTGCTCGCCGCGTACCGGGCCGCCGAGCGCCGGGTGGCGCAGAGCGACCCCGGGTGCGGGCTGCGCTGGCAACTGCTGGCGGCGATCGGCAAGGTGGAGTCGGGCCAGGCGCGCGGCGGCCGGGTCGACGCCTCCGGGACCACGCTGCGGCCGATCCTGGGACCGGTGCTGGACGGCAACGGCTTCGCGAACATCTCCGACACGGACGGCGGGGCGTACGACGGCGACGCCCGCTACGACCGGGCGGTCGGCCCCATGCAGTTCATCCCGTCCACGTGGGCGGCCTGGGGCCAGGACGCGGACGGCGACGGCAGGCGCAACCCGAACAACGTGCACGACGCGGCC
Above is a window of Streptomyces subrutilus DNA encoding:
- a CDS encoding branched-chain amino acid ABC transporter permease — protein: MHELPQQLANGLALGALYGLIAIGYTMVYGIVQLINFAHGEIFMIGGFGALTAYAALPTGTSLLIAIPIMIVGGALASVAVATAAERFAYRPLRSAPRLAPLITAIGLSIALQQLVWQFYPDAKKAVSFPEFKGEAFKITDSLAIQRADAFVLILAPLCMLALGVFVSKSRSGRAMQATAQDPDTAKLMGINTDRIIVMAFAIGAAFAAVAAVAYGLDKGQINFEMGFILGLKAFTAAVLGGIGNIYGAMVGGVVLGLAEALSIAYIEEIPGMQQLGGGAWSNVWAFVLLIVVLLVRPQGLLGERVADRA
- a CDS encoding branched-chain amino acid ABC transporter substrate-binding protein, with the protein product MRHRSLLVLTTVITTGALTLTACGSRDGGSKDNADGKKTVVVIGVDAPLTGSLSALGQGIKNSVDLAAKTANKNNEVPGIEFKVEALDDQAVPASGQANATKLVGNKDVVGVVGPLNSGVSQQMQGVFASANLAQVSPANTNPSLSQGDNWGKGEYKRPFKTYFRTAATDVVQGKFAAQYLFKDAGKKKVFVVDDKQTYGAGLAAIFSDEFKKLGGEVVGTDHVTVKETDFSSTADKVKSSGADSVYFGGQYPEGGLLADQIKKTGAKIPTMGGDGIQDPAFISASGEENEGDLSTSIGYPVEKLDTAKKFIEDYKAAGYKDPYAAYGGYSYDAGWAVIQAVKAVAAANNGKLPADSRAAVVEALGKVSFEGVTGKVAFDEYGDTTNKQLTVYKVEGGKWVDVKSDTFNQ
- a CDS encoding hotdog fold thioesterase; translated protein: MGEQHSVKFPQDVLDEYAALGIDLPKLFSAGDLGTRMDIRILEASAERVVATMPVEGNTQPYGLLHGGASAVLAETLGSVGAMLHGGSTKIAVGVDLNCTHHRGARSGLVTGVATPVHRGRSTTTYEIVISDEQDRRVCTARLTCLLRDAGPAAAAPAGA
- a CDS encoding FdhF/YdeP family oxidoreductase, with amino-acid sequence MAAKPPAGDPVQDAPQVAPPKHAAAGLPAIGHTLRIAQQQMGLARTARTLLKVNQKDGFDCPGCAWPEGDERHTAEFCENGAKAVAEEATLRRVTPEFFAAHPLDDLAGRSGYWLGQQGRITQPMLLERGARPEGGARYEPVSWERAFEVIAEELTALDSPDEALFYTSGRTSNEAAFLFQLFAREFGTNNLPDCSNMCHESSGSALNETIGIGKGSVSLEDLHQADLIIVAGQNPGTNHPRMLSALERAKSGGAKIISVNPLPEAGMERFKNPQTPLGMLRGTALNDLFLQIRIGGDQALFRLLNKLVIEAGGATDEAFIREHTHGYEEFAAAAREADWEETLAATGLTRPEIESALAMVLASRRTIVCWAMGLTQHKHAVATIREVVNLLLLRGDIGRPGAGVCPVRGHSNVQGDRTMGIFERPAPAFLDALDREFGITSPRAHGFDVVRSIQALRDGEAKVLFAMGGNFVGATPDTEVTEAAIRRAALTVHVSTKLNRSHAVTGRRALILPTLGRTDRDVQASGRQVVTVEDSMGMVHTSRGNLAPAGPLLLSEPAIVARLARAVLGPASKTPWEEFEADYAAIRDRIARVVPGFEDFNARVARPGGFRLPHAPRDERRFPTKTGKANFTAAPVEYPRVPAGRLLLQTLRSHDQYNTTIYGLDDRYRGITGGRRVVLVHPADAAELGLVDGSYTDLVSEWRDGVERRAPGFRVVHYPTARGCAAAYYPETNVLVPLDSTADTSNTPASKSVVVRFEPA
- the polA gene encoding DNA polymerase I, which codes for MAETVSKKTDQPTAADRPRLMLMDGHSLAYRAFFALPAENFTTASGQPTNAIYGFASMLANTLRDEAPTHFAVAFDVSRKTWRSTEFPEYKANRSKTPDEFKGQVELIGELLDAMHVPRFAVDGFEADDVIATLATQAEALGFDVLIVTGDRDSFQLVSEHTTVLYPTKGVSELTRFTPEKVEEKYGLTPRQYPDFAALRGDPSDNLPGIPGVGEKTAAKWITQFGSFAELVERADEVKGKAGQNFRDHLEAVKLNRVLTEMVKDVELPRTPADLTRLPYDRTALLGVLDVLEIRNASLRERLLAVDPGTVEEEAPAPAPGVELDASVLGAGELAPWLEAHAGGPLGVATVDSWSLGTGKVTEVALAAAGGAAAWFEPHAVDEADERAFAAWAADPACPKVVHNAKALMRVFPEHGWTLAGTAMDTALAAYLVKPGRRSFALDALSMEYLHRELAPAAADGQLAFGADDTAEAEALMAQARAVLDLGEAFTDKLAEVGAVELLHDMELPTSELLARMERAGIAADRDHLEAMEQQFAGAVQQAVKEAHAAVGHEFNLGSPKQLQEVFFGELDLPKTKKTKTGYTTDADALAWLATQTDHDLPVIMLRHREQAKLRVTVEGLVKTIATDGRVHTSFSQTVAATGRLSSTDPNLQNVPVRTDEGRAIRRGFVVGEGYESLMTADYSQIELRVMAHLSEDEGLIEAFATGEDLHTTVASQVFGVERSQVDAEMRRKIKAMSYGLAYGLSAFGLAQQLNIEPAEARGLMETFFERFGGVRDYLQRVVDEARATGYTATVFGRRRYLPDLNSDNRQRREAAERMALNAPIQGTAADIVKVAMLRVDKALTEAGLSSRMLLQVHDEIVLEIAPGERKRVEELVRREMGAAVELRAALDVSVGVGPDWESAAH
- a CDS encoding DUF4184 family protein, with product MPFTLSHAAAVLPVIRRTGRARGPLVTSALVLGSFAPDTFYFADAVVEGVRGYGDFTHTPWGVVTADAVLTAALVACWLLLREPLVALVPRGLRGRAYAFVRGERWGARAGGRRGRRLPSLALWFYLSAVTGSFTHVVWDGFTHLDRWGTRALPGLVEPLALGLPLYSYLQYGTSAVAACALLWFTVTALRRPPAAPAPASVPVLSRRELLGAAALFALCVTAGVTLRVIRFFTFFDRVDTPLDIIPTVCFGAGGGLAVALLLYGVLVRLRHRRDGDRDDDGDDRVDGHAPTPVPAVRRGRASGV
- a CDS encoding lytic murein transglycosylase, with the translated sequence MAVRIRGPRLRRGGAAALVSALVIAAVTASQGPGAARADRLATAAEAGARPAPEPEGSGGDSSYFTELPPLASPEPLLPPTAADAATGQGAVSGQPATGSGAESGQIATGAGEGARGIPASVLAAYRAAERRVAQSDPGCGLRWQLLAAIGKVESGQARGGRVDASGTTLRPILGPVLDGNGFANISDTDGGAYDGDARYDRAVGPMQFIPSTWAAWGQDADGDGRRNPNNVHDAALAAGRYLCAGTRDLRVPADLDRAVLSYNQSTAYLRTVRSWFAYYLNGTREVPDATGPGPTPATPAPRPMPTPAPTPAPTPAPTPAPTKPPAPTPSPKPPTTPPPTPTPDPTPTPTPDPTPTPTPTPTPTPTPTPTPTPTPTPTPTPTPTASPTPTASPGATTPAKPTAKPKPTPEPKPEPTASPRPTGGAR